In the Dysidea avara chromosome 14, odDysAvar1.4, whole genome shotgun sequence genome, cctaccatcacagccatttcttggccgcctccttggatttcacatcttttttcaccctggcctttatgggggccgcacctttttttacagcttggctgtttttgattagataataataactgCACAATACACATAATGACAATATTGATGATACAGCCCTTGCTCGCCCCTCCTCGAGCCCGGCTGCTCACAATGCAAATTGGTCAGCCGGAATTCGGGTGTACTAGTACAGAGGCGAGCTagctcagtatagctagctagccgcTGACAAAGGTAAATTTAATCGTTGCAGAGAATGTAGCAACAATGCTTGATAGAAATCACTTGATAGCACTGGGTAGTCCGAGGAGTAATCACTTTAAGCCCCTTGAGTCACCCGGAGCCACTTCACCTGTTCATTACAGGTGGAGCTGGAGCCATGTCATTAGTGTAAACAAGGAACACATTTAACAAGCACACACAGGGTCTCAAAATGCTATATGTAGCAGCAAGAGTTCACAGAATGCCCTTAGGAGTGAGACAAGACTGTGAGCTGATAGCGTAACCAGGTGGAACTCACAGCTAAAAATGATAAGATCTGTGTTATCTATTTCAGAGGACAAACTAGAAGGCTTAGAAAATGCTCCAAAACTAGCATCGCATGAAAAAACATTCTTCGGGATATTATGGAGATCGTTACACCTTTTGAAGAGGCTACAGATTTCATCCAAGTTGGTTGTGTTCCATCAGCAAGCTATGTCTTGCCATGCATTCGTGGATTACATCACCACATGGAGAATATGGTGTCTAAGTATCACTCTGAGTTTGTCCAAGGCCTAAAAATGTCTCTCAAAAAATGCATGCCATATCATGAGGAGAATGAGGCAGACACTTTAGCTGTTATTCTAGACCCGCGTTTTAAGCTTTGATGGTGCTCAAATGATGCTGAAAAACAGAAATCAATTGATCTACTAAAATCAGCACTAGATAGAATTATTCCAGTCACACTCAGCAAATGCAGCCACCCAAGTTTCTGAAGAAGTTGAACCTTTACCCCAAAAAAGGAAAACATTGTTTAATTTTATGGAATCAGATTCTTCATCTTCTCAGAGTCAAAATCAGCCAAGCACACTTGATAAGATGGGAGATTACTTGGAAACTGTAAGTGCACAGATGTCTACTGATCCAGCTAAGTATTGGAGAGAAAATCAGGAGAAGTATCCATTTTTAGCAATGCTGGCCAAAGATGTTCTTGGAGTACCATCATCCTCAGCTCCTGTAGAGAGGTTATTTAGCATTGCTGGCAAGGTGTCTATTCCAGAGAGATGTTGGCTCACTGATAAAAGATTTGAATAGTTAATGTTTATTGGATGCaatcatgcacacacatcacaatGAAGGTTTTACTACATATATTCAACTGTCAAATGTACTTATACTTGTACTTCAGTACTTTAAAAAGTACTTGTattgtacttaagtacttctTGTAGATAAgatactgtacttgtacttgtgaaGGTTTCAAAGTACTTGTACATAAGTATTTTGAAATGTACTTGACCCCAAGCCtgcaaagtagcaacaacagaaaaattgatttgtacagcaagtatagggaaaataaattacagacgcctacaaaaacggttgtGACTTACCAACAAATCGAGATACGgagctaaaattttcaccatcgtgtttgccatgaacaggggaatcactTACTGGGTAGGTTTTGCCTTTACTCACCCTTTTttactgcatacaaaggtgGAATTTGTGAAGAAATATTGATTGCACACAATCACCTCgacgtgacataaacaaacgctCTTCTGTATcgttgggtctactgcaacgaaacaaataTTTTCCAACTGCTCTTGAGCGGGCAAATAAGgtgatatccagggttttatcATTAgttccttccttcactaagaaagaagCGTTCAAAAATATATGGAATTTAAGCATCTATTTGCATTTCTTactgttgtttttgttttgtctGAGATATTGTTTATCAAAGACAGCTACGTAACAATGCCTTCCAAGGATAGAGCGAGAAGGAGTAGGAGGAAGTAAACAAATTCCATTATGGAACTAATAAAGACACAATACTCTCAGACAGAAAGGATAAATATGACAAGGACAAAAGATCTGGGCGTCACAACAAGGATTATTATAGAGACGTTGTGGCATCACGAATGAAGTCAGCTGAAAGCAGTAAAGTACATTATGAGAAAGATTTAAACACTCATACAACCTAGCAACAGTGTGAATATTACATTTAGTGTCATCACCTCCTTCTATCGTGCACTTGTTATTATTTGATAGGTTGGTCTCAACTCTTCTGTTGCAAGTGGAGTCCATGCACAACCTAGCAACAgtgaattaattagaatacactacATTTAGTGCACTCACATTGTGCTTGTTCCTCCCATCCAGCCTCCTATATCACCTCCTTTTATTGTGCACTTGGTATAATCTGATAAGTTGGTCTCAACACTTCTGTTGCAAGTGGAGTCCATGCAACAGTGTGAATCAATTAAATACACTACATTTCGATTGTTATTCTGAGCTTGGTCTTTCCTCCCATTCAGCCTTCTTTATCACCTCCTTCTGCCATGCACTTGGTATAATTTGATAGGTTGGTCTCAACACTTCTGTTTACAAGGCAATCCATGCACTACctacaggggtgtagccagaaATTCTGGGAGGGGGTTTCCACTGGTAGTAGATCCCAGATGCTGACGAATATTGCATACCAAAAAGGGCTGATTTTCATCTTAAAGGGCTGATTTTCATTTCATCTAAGGCACAAGCAGCCATCTAGCTGGACTGAATATCCAACCAACTAAATGACTGCAGATAATGGTACTGAAAAGAACGGCTTTTACCATATTCCATTTTTAATGGAAAATTATGTGTAGCACTAGGATTGTATGCTGAAAAATTCAATGCAATATCTAATTTGAGCTCATCTGATAACTCAGATTGAAGCAGCACTCCTACATCCTTAGGTGGCATAATTGCAGTGCCTTTTGTTGAAGTACCCTCATTGCTCGTTTGCCTCTtgtgttgtaatctgtatgtatgtgtcacGAGAGATCATGAGACTGACCACGTTGTGCTTGATTGAGTGTAGCGGGCGATACGTGACAGTGTAGCAGCGAGGGAAAGAACTCGGATATTCGCAAAGAATATTTTACATGGTCCTTCGAGCCGGATACGACCCAGCTGAACCTAAGGATTCGCCCAGCTACTGTACCTCGCGAGCAAGCCTACCTTAAGCAGCCGACGCTTGCCTCCTAAACGAGAATTCCTTGGTACTGGGTTAATGGTACCTTGAGAGGTGAGTACTAAGCTGTGTTTAAGTGTAGTTGTTCTTTGTTACTTTCACACTTTAGTAGGTGCTCTCCAATTGGAACGGGGAGCACCAGAGTCGCGGAATCCTGGTGAAGCCGATTGCTGCCATAGGATACACCAAGTAATTTAACTGGAGTGTGTGAGTGGTGTACATAATTTAAGAGTAGAGGGACTACATTAACATTTAAGGCATGGCTGAAGGGTTAAGTAGAAAGAGAAAAGTGAGAGGTGGACATTGGTCATCCACCAAGCGCACAATTTCTGCATTCTATGAATCAATGGAAAGTACAGAAGACACAGATATGTTGTGACTAAACTGGAACAGTGTAGAACCACCCTTAAGGAAAAACTGGAGACCTTAAGGCAGCTTGGTGAAGAGATCCTGGAATTGGTGGAAGAAGGTGAAGTTAATGATGGGATTGAACAATCAGACATCTGTAAGGAAAGGATTCATGTGGCAATTATTGACTCAAATAAGGCCCTAGAGGCAAAACAGAACAGTCGAATACTGGCAAGCATGGTTCCTCCCTCTGGTGATACGGACAGTGATTCACCTGCTGCGGTGACAAGTAGTAAGTCATCTGCTGAGATAGTAACCAGTGAGACAGCCACCACTGTGGTGGCAAGCAGTGAATCATCTACTGGCATAGTGACAAGCGAGACGACTACTGATACAGTTAGTCCCACACTAACTAGTGTAACTCCAGTGTCCATGGTTACCCCTCTGGTTATGTCGCCAACCATTAATTAAAACAACCACAGCAACATTTAGTGTTGCAGCAACAGAATCAGTTAGCACTCCAGTTGCTCCTCTGATGTTTTCACCAACTGTTTCAATGGTCTCGATCCATCCTCATCTCCCACTCATAGGTTCTTCCAGTATTATGTCAATGGCCCTGACTCTGACCACAGTTTCCAGTGCCTCACTGTTTGGTACCCCGGCTAGCTCAGTTGTGGGACATGCCACAAGGGTCAAGTTACCGAAGTTAGCACCTAAGAAGTTTAACGGGGACCTAACTAGGTGGTCAACATTTTGGGACTCATTCGAGTCATCTATACACCATCACCCTGACTTAACAGACATTGACAGATTCAACTACCTGCATACCTTACTGGAAGGTCCTGCAGCTGATGCCATATCAGGATTGAAACTGACATCTGCTAATAATAGTGAAGCCATTGAAATACTGAAGAAACGATTGGGCAACAAATGCCAAATTATTGCAAAGCACATGGATTTACTAATGAATATTGATCCTGTCACATCTCAGCATAATCTGAAGGGACTACGCCACCTATATGATACTGTGGAATCCCAAGTTCGTAGCTTAAGGTCATTTGGAGTCTGCGGACTCTTATGGTAGTTTGTTCTCATCAGTGTTTGTAAATAAGTTGCCACAGGAGCTTAGACTAACCATCAGTCGTCACATAAGAGATGATGAATGGGCCCTTGATGCAATAATGAAGGTAACTGAAGGGGAGATAACTGCTAGAGAAAGAGCTCTCGGCATTCTTTGTAATGGACCTAAGAAGACAATGAAGGACCCTCTTACTGCCAGCTCATTTTTGGAGTTTCATCAAGCCCTTTTCTGTTAAATGCAACCATTAAACACCACCTTGAGCAGTATAGTGAGACATTCCCACAGTTCGTCCAATTATTCTTAAGGTCTGTTTATGTTGATGACCTGAGCTTTGGTGCTGACAATGATGACATTGCTTATGAGCTTTACATGAAGTCCAAACGCATACTGAAAGAGGGtggatttaatctcagaaagttTGTTACTAATTCAACCTTGCTGCAACAAAGGATTGAAGAGTCTGAAGCAGAGTTTGCAGATGGATGCTCAGACTACAGCAGGACTAAGGTCGAAGAAGAGGACAAATTATACACTAAGAACCTTTTGGGGGGCAGGCTGCGACAATCAGAAAATGAGCAGAAGATCTTGGGGGTAGTATGGAATTTTGTGAATGATGAACTTATCTTTGATCTTAATGAGTTGGCCATACTGATCCGGGGCACAGAATCCACTAAGAGAAGAATCGTTGCTATTGCTACCAAGTTTTACGACCCAATAGGGTTTGTGGCTCCAGTTATCATTTGCTTCAAAATGTTGTTTCAGGAACTTTGCATTAATAAGATAGAGTGGGACGAACCATTGTCAGGTGAGTTACTGACAAAATGGAAGTGACTTGTTTTAGGGTTCCAAGGAGTGGCCACATCAATCCCAAGATGTTATTTCGAGCTTTTGGCCAAGGAAGGTAGCCGTTGTAGTCTCATGGGATTTTGTGATGCATTAGCTGGAGCATATGCCGCAGTAGTGTATCTGAGGATTGAAGGGAGTGCTGGTATCACAGTTAACTTTGTGGTATCAAAAACAAGGGTCTCTCCAGTTAACAAGCAATCTATACCCAGGCTTGAACTACTGTCATCACTGTTATTGGCAAAGCTCATCAGCAGTGTATCGACCGCATTAGAAACAGAGATCCAGTTACAACCACATTGTTGTTATAGTGATTCTAAGGTGGCACTGTTCTGGATTAAGGGTACCACCAAAAAGAGTGGAAGCCATGGGTTGAGAATAGAGTAAATGAAGTTAGGAGGATTGTACCCGCTGATTGTTGGAAGCACTGCCCAGGAACTGATAACCCCACTGACATCCCTTCAAGAGGCATTACACCTGCCGAACTAGCCAGTAGCAAACTGTGGAGGTATGGTCCGGACTGGCTTGTTGCAGGAAATCCAGTGCTTGAAGAAGATACAGGTAGTTGTAGCATACCAGAGGAGTGTATGAAAGAAATAAGGAGCACCCACTGTAACATCACACATGCCTCTCAAACCACGCTGGACCTGGACAAGATCATTTGTTGCAGGAATTTTAGTCGTCTGCAAAGGCTACTCAGAGTAACCAGCTATGTACTTAAATTTGTGGAGCAATGCAAGTCCAGAATAAGAACCCCAGAAGTGGTAGAAGCTGAACTGACAGCAGCTGATATCAACAAGGCAGAAACCCTGTGGGTTAAAGAGATGCAGAAGGATTTGTTCCTATACAAGGATTTTCCAAATTGGAAAAGAcagtttgaccttttccttgaAGGGGGAGTATGGAGGTGTAGGAGTAGGCTAGGTAACTCTAACATTCCTTACAACACCAAGTACCCAATGCTTCTTGCAAAGTCCCACTACCTGGCCGTACTAATTGTACAAGATGCACATAAGAGAGTAATGCATAATGGCGTTAAAGAAACTCTAACAGAGATCAGATCAAGATACTGGATCATGAAGGATGAGACAGATCATACACAAGTGTGTAATTTGCCGCAAACTTGAAGGCGTACCTTGTGCTTTACCATCACCCCCTCCGTTACCTGAATTTAGAGTCACTGAGCAGCCACCATTCATGTACACAGGAGTTGACTTTGCTGGCCCCCTTTACATCAAAACCCAAGGTCTAGTCAATATGAGTAAGGTTTGgctttgtttgtttacatgctGTGTCACCCGAGCAGTCCACCTGCACATTGTCCCTGACCTCACTACTGATAGTTTTCTAAGATGTTTCAAACGCTTCACTGCTCGAAGAGGAATTCCGCACAAAATGATATCAGATAATGGGAAAACATTCAAGGCTACAGCAAAGGGCATATCCGCCGTGTTGAGTGACTCAGCGGTGCAAGGTCATAGCGCAGGTACTGGTGTGCAGTGGTCCTTTAATCTAGAAAAGGCACCCTGGTGGGGAGGCTTGTTTGAGAGATTGATAAAATCAACGAAGAGATGTCTTAAAAAGACAATTGGTCAGACGAGAATTAGCTATGATGAATTATTGACAATTGTTACAGAGGTAGAAATGATTTTAAACTCTAGACCTCTTTCTTATGTTTCAACTGAGGATTTAGAAGAGCCGCTGACACCGTTGCACCTTCTCATGGGCCGCAGGATACTAAGCCTGCCAGATCCATCGTGTGTACACAGTGATCATGAGGGTGATGATTGGCATAGTGTGACTAAGGAATTATTGAGCAACAGAGCACGGCACCTTAACATGACAATGCAACACTTCTGGAAGCGATGGAGAGGCGAATATCTCCT is a window encoding:
- the LOC136243945 gene encoding uncharacterized protein encodes the protein MALTLTTVSSASLFGTPASSVVGHATRVKLPKLAPKKFNGDLTRWSTFWDSFESSIHHHPDLTDIDRFNYLHTLLEGPAADAISGLKLTSANNSEAIEILKKRLGNKCQIIAKHMDLLMNIDPVTSQHNLKGLRHLYDTVESQELRLTISRHIRDDEWALDAIMKVTEGEITARERALGILCNGPKKTMKDPLTASSFLESVYVDDLSFGADNDDIAYELYMKSKRILKEGGFNLRKFVTNSTLLQQRIEESEAEFADGCSDYSRTKVEEEDKLYTKNLLGGRLRQSENEQKILGVVWNFVNDELIFDLNELAILIRGTESTKRRIVAIATKFYDPIGFVAPVIICFKMLFQELCINKIEWDEPLSGYHQKEWKPWVENRVNEVRRIVPADCWKHCPGTDNPTDIPSRGITPAELASSKLWRYGPDWLVAGNPVLEEDTGSCSIPEECMKEIRSTHCNITHASQTTLDLDKIICCRNFSRLQRLLRVTSYVLKFVEQCKSRIRTPEVVEAELTAADINKAETLWVKEMQKDLFLYKDFPNWKRQFDLFLEGGVWRCRSRLGNSNIPYNTKYPMLLAKSHYLAVLIVQDAHKRVMHNGVKETLTEIRSRYWIMKDETDHTQVCNLPQT